Proteins encoded together in one Clostridiisalibacter paucivorans DSM 22131 window:
- a CDS encoding ATP-binding protein, which produces IIADELGYISFDKEASELLFTYLSLRAGRKSTIITTNLSFERWDEIFKDPVMTAAIIDRLTHKSYIVNMNGNSYRLKETKLWLEKQ; this is translated from the coding sequence TGATAATAGCAGATGAACTTGGATATATTTCTTTTGATAAAGAAGCCTCTGAGCTCTTATTCACCTATCTTTCCTTAAGAGCAGGAAGAAAATCTACAATAATAACTACAAATTTATCATTTGAAAGGTGGGATGAAATATTTAAAGATCCAGTAATGACAGCTGCAATAATAGATAGACTTACACATAAATCATATATTGTAAATATGAATGGTAATTCTTATAGATTAAAAGAAACTAAACTTTGGTTAGAAAAGCAATAA